Proteins encoded in a region of the Nicotiana tomentosiformis chromosome 9, ASM39032v3, whole genome shotgun sequence genome:
- the LOC138899024 gene encoding uncharacterized protein encodes MWEYHMEFACLSKYAIHMLPTMDARVRRFVQGLIPLVINEASTAALDSDMNYGKMVEFAQATETRKLKNRMERQSSSKARSAGNFVGYSDCSGGRSAFREASSGPSQSFAQSSMGAQSSGPSQGNRGPHQ; translated from the coding sequence atgtgggagtaccatatggagtttgcgtgcctgtccaagtatgctattcacatgttacCCACTATGGATGCTAGAGTacgccggtttgtacagggccttatccccttggttatcaatgaggcctctacagctgccttagattctgatatgaactatggcaAGATGGTGgaatttgctcaagccacagagactcgCAAATTGAaaaatagaatggagcgtcagagtagtagcaaggcccggtccgcgggcaactttgttGGTTATTCCGATTgtagtggtggtaggtcggcattcagagaagcgtcatcaggaccatcccaatcattcgcccagtcttcgatgggtgcacaatcatctggacccagtcagggcaacaggggaccccaccagtag